The following proteins are co-located in the Streptomyces bottropensis ATCC 25435 genome:
- a CDS encoding helix-turn-helix domain-containing protein: protein MSGRPEKPIAADAPPPVRRLAEELRGLRARAGTEKLTLRRWSQLASVSPSALSRATSGESVPSASTVDALAKALGVSPKERAELQTLRAQAVRATATRETNESSRSDSPGITRRAEKDDAAAEVSLAELARRPRRILVAALREEAQKQLLVSLHTAAGAPSVREIADRTGLPRSTVHRALTGQSTAGAKDVADSLVAQLMSEGRDDWTAKIDSTFQYPTSPAEAPPLFRATSPGERMDAERAFSEFTDSLRRFRNLIAHGQVEADPLFRVQVMALAALVEERLAPADFKRPEIRPSEGEIRFNTEGEVEVMGPEGEWIELPDDPSWRRETHAGEQASGRRREA from the coding sequence GTGTCGGGACGCCCCGAGAAACCCATCGCGGCGGACGCCCCGCCGCCCGTGCGGCGGCTGGCGGAGGAGCTGCGCGGGCTGCGCGCCCGCGCCGGCACCGAGAAGCTCACCCTCCGCCGGTGGAGCCAACTGGCCTCGGTCAGCCCCTCGGCCCTGTCCCGTGCCACCTCCGGCGAGTCGGTGCCCTCCGCGAGCACGGTGGACGCCCTGGCGAAGGCCCTCGGCGTGAGCCCCAAGGAACGCGCCGAGCTCCAGACACTCCGGGCTCAAGCCGTGCGGGCGACGGCGACGCGGGAGACGAACGAGTCCAGCCGCTCCGACTCGCCGGGCATCACCCGCCGTGCCGAGAAGGACGACGCCGCAGCGGAGGTCAGCCTCGCGGAGCTGGCGCGCCGCCCCAGGAGGATCCTGGTGGCCGCCCTGAGGGAAGAGGCCCAGAAGCAGCTGCTCGTCTCCCTGCACACTGCGGCAGGCGCGCCGTCCGTACGTGAGATCGCGGACCGTACGGGACTGCCGCGCTCCACGGTCCACCGGGCCCTGACCGGACAGTCCACGGCCGGAGCGAAGGATGTGGCGGACAGCCTCGTCGCCCAGCTGATGTCCGAGGGCCGCGACGACTGGACCGCCAAGATCGACAGCACCTTCCAGTACCCGACGTCCCCCGCCGAGGCCCCGCCCCTGTTCCGGGCGACCTCCCCCGGCGAACGCATGGATGCGGAGCGGGCGTTCAGCGAGTTCACCGACAGCCTCCGCCGGTTCAGGAACTTGATCGCGCACGGGCAAGTGGAGGCGGACCCCCTGTTCCGCGTCCAGGTGATGGCACTGGCCGCCCTCGTCGAGGAGCGCCTTGCCCCGGCCGACTTCAAGCGGCCGGAGATCAGACCCAGCGAGGGCGAGATCAGGTTCAACACGGAGGGCGAGGTCGAGGTCATGGGCCCGGAGGGCGAGTGGATCGAGTTGCCTGACGATCCCTCCTGGCGCCGGGAAACCCACGCGGGCGAGCAGGCATCGGGCCGGAGGCGCGAGGCATGA
- a CDS encoding tyrosine-type recombinase/integrase — protein MSAIDAPTGYAEGAVPAEPVRAPRATVSTLHRDPRDLWPEHARKLYAHLVGIYGEDDVLPTLAASWIANRRSDNTRRAYARGFKVFEEFAREHGTHPMAVKFALADAFRMWLEQTPTWVRVKGGRPGEMTRAGKPYSDASRANALSAASSFFTYLDKISDDGVKNPFDAVQRPVIDPDYSPTPGYTEQEWTTLLRTAREHHRAADHRKRAYALLLVLYTCCLRIDSLLNARVEDLGYDRGHHVLHLEKVKGGGRRKKPIPPVAWDALQEYLGDRAEGWLFCTASGRQLDEPAVWRLLQSLAKRAGLPLRGPHGVKGDAVTHALAKPDARPDKVQRWADHKDSRTTQRYNRRKELLDDSPGYGLAADLASTLENGTA, from the coding sequence ATGAGCGCGATCGACGCGCCGACCGGGTACGCCGAGGGCGCGGTGCCCGCCGAACCGGTGCGCGCGCCACGGGCGACCGTGTCGACGCTGCACCGTGACCCGCGCGACCTGTGGCCGGAGCACGCCCGCAAGCTGTACGCCCACCTGGTCGGCATCTACGGCGAGGACGACGTGCTGCCCACGCTGGCCGCGTCCTGGATCGCCAACCGGCGCTCGGACAACACCCGGCGCGCGTACGCCCGCGGCTTCAAAGTGTTCGAGGAATTCGCCCGCGAACACGGCACCCACCCGATGGCGGTGAAGTTCGCCCTGGCGGACGCGTTCCGGATGTGGCTGGAGCAGACCCCGACCTGGGTGCGGGTCAAGGGCGGCCGCCCTGGCGAGATGACCCGCGCCGGCAAGCCCTACTCGGACGCGTCACGGGCAAACGCCCTGTCGGCGGCCTCCAGCTTCTTCACCTACCTGGACAAGATCAGCGACGACGGCGTGAAGAACCCGTTCGACGCCGTACAGCGGCCCGTGATCGACCCCGACTACTCGCCCACCCCCGGCTACACCGAACAGGAGTGGACCACCCTCCTCCGCACTGCCCGCGAACACCACCGCGCCGCCGACCACCGCAAGCGGGCCTACGCCCTCCTGCTCGTGCTCTACACCTGCTGCCTGCGCATCGACTCCCTGCTCAACGCCCGCGTCGAGGACCTGGGCTACGACCGCGGGCACCACGTCCTGCACCTGGAGAAGGTCAAGGGCGGTGGCCGGAGGAAGAAGCCGATCCCGCCGGTCGCCTGGGACGCCCTCCAGGAGTACCTCGGCGACCGCGCAGAGGGGTGGCTGTTCTGCACCGCCAGCGGCCGACAGCTCGACGAACCGGCCGTCTGGCGCCTGCTCCAGTCCCTGGCCAAGCGCGCCGGGCTGCCCCTGCGCGGCCCTCACGGAGTCAAGGGCGACGCGGTCACCCATGCCCTGGCCAAGCCCGACGCGCGCCCGGACAAGGTTCAGCGCTGGGCCGACCACAAAGACTCCCGGACCACGCAGCGCTACAACCGGCGCAAGGAACTGCTCGACGACAGCCCCGGCTATGGCCTCGCGGCCGACCTCGCCAGCACCCTGGAAAACGGCACAGCCTAA
- a CDS encoding transposase codes for MALVYGRDGFTLLEAVHAPDAPAWLRELPAVQVLRTMWVQNYHRTVSEAGAEVKRRESKDLPPARLRLASPYDTDARYGRKQGSWWTGYKIHISESCDDADDQDPAADGRALIPGADGPPPRLITGIATTDATVTDAEMTEPVHHMLAARDLLPAEHFLDSGYASAELIVGMKKNFGVTLVTPVLMNSSPQARAGAGFDRTAFTIDWDKRQATCPRGDTSTWWSPATLRGTKAIVIKFDKETCRPCPVRDQCTSSKTGGRTLSLQPRKVQEVLDHARLQQGDEQWRAKYGTRAGVEGTIHQAVAVTGMRRARYLGLQKTHLEHVFSAVALNLIRLDAWWNGHPLDRTRVSHLARLDLSFAA; via the coding sequence ATGGCTCTGGTCTACGGCCGGGACGGGTTCACGCTGCTGGAGGCGGTGCATGCCCCTGATGCTCCGGCCTGGCTGCGCGAACTCCCGGCGGTGCAGGTCCTGCGCACGATGTGGGTGCAGAACTACCACCGCACCGTGTCCGAGGCCGGAGCGGAGGTGAAGCGGCGGGAGAGCAAAGACCTCCCGCCCGCCAGACTGAGGCTGGCCTCTCCGTACGACACCGATGCCCGCTACGGCCGCAAACAGGGCTCCTGGTGGACCGGCTACAAGATCCACATCAGTGAGTCCTGCGACGATGCCGATGACCAGGACCCGGCTGCCGACGGCCGGGCGCTGATCCCCGGAGCCGACGGACCGCCGCCGCGCTTGATCACCGGCATCGCGACCACCGACGCCACGGTGACCGACGCGGAAATGACCGAACCGGTCCATCACATGCTCGCCGCTCGCGATCTCCTGCCCGCCGAGCACTTCCTCGACTCCGGTTACGCCTCCGCCGAGTTGATCGTGGGCATGAAGAAGAACTTCGGGGTCACCCTGGTCACCCCGGTCCTGATGAACAGCTCACCCCAGGCGCGTGCCGGCGCCGGGTTCGACCGCACCGCGTTCACCATCGACTGGGACAAGCGGCAGGCCACCTGCCCACGCGGGGACACCAGCACCTGGTGGAGCCCCGCCACCCTGCGCGGCACCAAGGCCATCGTCATCAAGTTCGACAAGGAGACATGCCGCCCCTGCCCGGTGCGCGATCAGTGCACCAGCTCGAAGACCGGCGGCCGAACTCTCTCCCTGCAACCCCGCAAGGTTCAAGAAGTCCTCGACCATGCCCGCCTCCAGCAGGGCGACGAGCAGTGGCGAGCCAAGTACGGAACCCGCGCGGGCGTCGAGGGAACCATCCACCAGGCCGTCGCGGTCACCGGGATGAGACGTGCCCGCTACCTCGGTCTCCAGAAGACCCACCTGGAGCACGTCTTCTCCGCCGTCGCGCTCAACCTCATACGCCTCGATGCCTGGTGGAACGGCCACCCGCTCGACCGCACCCGCGTCAGCCACCTTGCCCGACTCGACCTCTCCTTCGCCGCCTGA
- a CDS encoding winged helix-turn-helix domain-containing protein, with protein MRPKHEPEQITELSRLRAFMNPLRMQLYRLLYAAGTATASQLAEHVDETPSLVSYHLRKLAEHGFVTQASGQGADGRERWWKVASEEGWGFRDSDFADTPEGAAAVGAVTRGIFETRVAQYRAYLDQKAAWGKAWSDASFSSEWLLDLTPAELAEMSDELEALARRWREHGKAAKTAGDTQDREHVSVHLYGFPFRP; from the coding sequence ATGCGACCGAAGCACGAGCCTGAGCAGATCACCGAGCTGTCACGGTTGAGGGCGTTCATGAACCCGCTACGGATGCAGCTCTACCGGCTGCTGTACGCCGCGGGCACCGCGACGGCCTCTCAGCTCGCCGAGCATGTCGACGAGACGCCGTCGCTGGTCAGTTACCACCTGCGCAAGCTGGCCGAGCACGGCTTCGTGACCCAGGCGAGCGGCCAGGGGGCTGACGGCCGCGAGCGGTGGTGGAAGGTGGCGTCTGAGGAGGGCTGGGGCTTCCGCGACTCAGACTTTGCGGACACGCCCGAGGGGGCCGCTGCGGTCGGCGCAGTGACCCGCGGCATCTTCGAAACCCGCGTCGCCCAGTACCGCGCATATCTCGACCAGAAGGCCGCCTGGGGCAAGGCGTGGAGTGACGCGTCTTTCAGCTCCGAGTGGCTGCTCGACCTCACCCCGGCCGAACTCGCCGAGATGAGCGACGAACTCGAGGCGCTGGCCCGGCGCTGGCGGGAGCACGGCAAGGCCGCCAAGACAGCCGGTGACACCCAGGACCGCGAGCACGTATCCGTGCACCTCTACGGCTTCCCCTTCCGGCCCTGA
- a CDS encoding DUF6233 domain-containing protein, whose protein sequence is MATEGVEPREYRVWLKPGEQVHPVEGADYDQVPNYPLPREDQASGPPSDRWTWKIARTRPKGGRPGEVVVHIWDCPDAPAGAPEVDLFEALEVMRSSAGAVACKECGAAVALHPLLEAPR, encoded by the coding sequence TTGGCAACTGAGGGAGTCGAGCCACGCGAGTATCGGGTGTGGCTCAAGCCAGGGGAACAGGTCCATCCGGTCGAGGGCGCCGACTACGACCAGGTCCCGAATTACCCGCTGCCCCGGGAGGACCAGGCCAGCGGGCCGCCCTCCGACCGGTGGACGTGGAAGATCGCGCGGACTCGCCCGAAGGGCGGTCGCCCCGGCGAGGTGGTCGTGCACATCTGGGACTGCCCCGACGCGCCCGCCGGCGCACCGGAGGTGGACCTGTTCGAGGCGCTTGAGGTGATGCGGTCGAGCGCCGGGGCGGTCGCCTGCAAGGAGTGCGGCGCGGCGGTGGCCCTCCACCCGCTGCTGGAAGCGCCGCGATGA
- a CDS encoding helix-turn-helix domain-containing protein yields the protein MADAFDPARLTQARRLAGLTKKEVADHLDVTPAAVGQYETGVSRPRPDLVPQLAKALDVPVEFFIAGRPSQRLDSSMAHFRALRSTPKAQRERALAFAEQVWELTYAMERRVQLPPVDLPGFAGGEVQPGVALPAEPTAAAQELRRQWGLGNGPVTHLVRRMEAHGIVVVLPAEADAAAATVDAFSSRSVRPLVVLTRNRANDVYRHRFTAAHELGHLVLHGEATGDSRQEREADAFAAEFLTPQASILPLLPRRMDLGHLAGLRRSWGVSVHSLVYRCRELGLISDATASRTYQRLRALDGQPGFAPEPVSGYPGEQPVLLTQAFDLAVQETGLGVRELAQELAWPLARVRELLGMPDSRPVLRLV from the coding sequence GTGGCCGATGCCTTCGACCCGGCGCGGCTCACCCAGGCCCGGCGTCTCGCCGGGCTGACCAAGAAAGAGGTGGCCGACCATCTCGACGTCACTCCGGCGGCGGTGGGCCAGTACGAGACGGGCGTCTCCCGCCCGCGACCGGACCTAGTACCGCAACTGGCGAAAGCCCTCGATGTGCCGGTGGAGTTTTTCATCGCGGGAAGGCCGAGTCAGCGCCTCGACTCCTCGATGGCCCACTTCCGCGCCCTGCGCAGCACACCGAAGGCTCAGCGCGAGCGGGCTCTGGCGTTCGCCGAACAGGTGTGGGAGCTGACCTACGCGATGGAGCGCCGGGTGCAGCTGCCTCCTGTGGATCTGCCCGGCTTTGCCGGAGGGGAGGTGCAGCCCGGAGTGGCCCTGCCTGCGGAGCCGACCGCTGCCGCCCAGGAACTGCGGCGCCAGTGGGGCCTCGGCAACGGCCCGGTCACCCATCTCGTCCGGCGTATGGAGGCGCACGGCATCGTGGTGGTCCTGCCGGCCGAGGCGGACGCCGCCGCCGCTACGGTCGACGCGTTCTCCTCGCGCTCGGTGCGCCCGCTGGTGGTCCTCACCCGGAACCGGGCCAACGACGTCTACCGCCACCGCTTCACGGCGGCCCACGAACTCGGCCACCTGGTGCTGCACGGCGAAGCCACCGGTGACAGCAGGCAGGAACGTGAGGCGGACGCATTCGCCGCAGAGTTCCTCACCCCGCAGGCGAGCATTCTGCCCCTGCTGCCCCGCCGGATGGACCTTGGGCACCTGGCGGGCCTGCGCCGATCCTGGGGCGTATCCGTGCACTCCCTTGTGTACCGCTGCCGGGAACTGGGCCTGATCTCCGACGCCACCGCGAGCCGCACGTACCAGCGGCTCCGGGCCCTGGACGGCCAGCCCGGCTTCGCCCCGGAGCCAGTCAGCGGCTACCCGGGCGAGCAACCGGTCCTGCTGACCCAGGCGTTCGACCTGGCGGTCCAGGAGACAGGGCTGGGCGTACGAGAGCTGGCCCAGGAACTGGCCTGGCCGTTGGCGCGCGTCAGGGAATTGCTGGGGATGCCAGACAGCAGGCCAGTGCTGCGGCTGGTATGA
- a CDS encoding pentapeptide repeat-containing protein gives MWIVAPITVLGSVGAGWLIYRFVVDPLVANTADAIKLTLAILTLTGAVLAGVYAYRKQRLAESDAHRADANQFADRYTTAAEQLGHDKAAVRLAGAYALARLADDWEEQCQVCIDVLCAYLRMPYQTNPNATNSYKEGEREVRHTVIRLIRDHLRLPPAHPNSWQGLDFDFTAVLFDGGDLSSAQFSGGRVSFTGAQFSGGAVRFDDATFSGSRVHFDDAMFSDGLVHFDDATFSGGTVRFDDATFSGSTVRFDDATFSGASVDLRSVASWATPPRFNDWVWGNPPAGLLLPSPSVVPP, from the coding sequence GTGTGGATCGTCGCCCCGATCACCGTCCTGGGCTCCGTCGGCGCGGGCTGGCTGATCTACCGCTTCGTCGTTGACCCGCTCGTCGCCAACACGGCGGACGCCATCAAGCTCACCCTCGCCATCCTCACCCTGACCGGCGCTGTGCTGGCCGGCGTGTACGCCTACCGCAAGCAGCGCCTCGCCGAGAGCGACGCCCATCGCGCCGACGCCAACCAGTTCGCCGACCGCTACACCACAGCAGCCGAACAGCTCGGGCACGATAAAGCCGCCGTGCGCCTCGCCGGCGCCTACGCTCTCGCCCGGCTTGCGGACGACTGGGAAGAACAGTGCCAAGTGTGCATCGACGTCCTGTGCGCTTACCTACGCATGCCGTATCAGACCAACCCGAATGCCACTAATAGCTACAAGGAGGGTGAACGCGAAGTACGACACACCGTCATCCGCCTGATCCGCGATCACCTCCGCCTGCCACCCGCGCATCCGAACTCCTGGCAGGGCCTCGACTTCGACTTCACCGCCGTCTTGTTCGACGGCGGAGATCTGTCCAGCGCGCAGTTCTCGGGCGGCAGGGTCAGTTTCACCGGCGCGCAGTTCTCGGGCGGCGCGGTCCGCTTCGACGACGCGACGTTCTCCGGCAGCAGGGTCCACTTCGACGACGCGATGTTCTCTGACGGCCTCGTCCACTTCGACGACGCGACGTTCTCGGGTGGCACGGTCCGCTTCGACGACGCGACGTTCTCGGGTAGCACGGTCCGCTTCGACGACGCGACGTTCTCCGGCGCGAGCGTGGATTTGAGATCCGTCGCCTCGTGGGCGACGCCGCCCCGCTTCAACGATTGGGTTTGGGGCAACCCGCCTGCAGGGCTACTTCTCCCTTCTCCATCCGTCGTACCACCGTGA